Proteins encoded by one window of Ulvibacter sp. MAR_2010_11:
- the murF gene encoding UDP-N-acetylmuramoyl-tripeptide--D-alanyl-D-alanine ligase has protein sequence MNIETLYPFFTQSTGICTDTRSIKKGCLFFCLKGDNFDGNKFAQDALDKGALKVIVDSEEFHKSTGETILCDDSLTALQELAVYHRQKIKTPIVALTGSNGKTTTKELIAAVLSQKFHTVATQGNLNNHIGVPLTLLSMDPTSEIAVVEMGANHLKEIEHLCNIASPDYGYITNFGKAHLEGFGSMEGVVQGKTELYKYLERYNKMVFVNGNDETQLKHSKNIKRVTFGDSEQDCHISLEDASERLRVRYKSIEMQSNLVGKYNFNNIAAAIAIGDYFQVTPEKIKIAIEGYIPSNNRSQLIEIGAHKIILDAYNANPTSMMAALENFKQAEGDTKILFLGDMFELGNEAETEHQEIASFLAENSIGKTFLIGSNFYKTRAESPHIQKFENFEQLKKYLSNTSIAPSHILIKASRGMALERILEFL, from the coding sequence ATGAATATAGAAACGCTGTATCCCTTTTTTACACAAAGTACAGGTATTTGTACAGATACCCGCTCCATTAAAAAAGGTTGCCTGTTCTTCTGTTTGAAAGGCGATAACTTCGACGGGAATAAATTTGCACAAGACGCATTAGATAAAGGAGCGCTGAAGGTAATTGTGGATAGTGAAGAATTTCACAAATCGACAGGAGAAACCATTCTTTGTGACGATTCACTTACCGCTCTACAAGAATTAGCTGTCTATCACCGACAAAAAATTAAAACTCCTATCGTAGCTTTAACCGGAAGCAATGGTAAAACCACTACTAAAGAGCTTATCGCAGCCGTGCTCTCTCAAAAATTCCATACGGTTGCCACCCAAGGAAATCTGAATAACCACATAGGTGTACCACTAACATTGCTCTCTATGGATCCTACTTCCGAAATTGCAGTAGTTGAAATGGGCGCTAACCATTTGAAAGAGATTGAACACCTGTGCAACATCGCCTCACCGGATTACGGCTATATCACCAATTTTGGGAAAGCGCACTTGGAAGGGTTTGGGAGTATGGAAGGCGTCGTTCAAGGAAAGACCGAACTCTACAAGTACCTTGAGAGATACAATAAAATGGTTTTTGTGAATGGTAATGATGAAACACAGCTAAAACATTCAAAGAACATCAAACGCGTTACTTTTGGTGATTCTGAGCAAGATTGCCACATTAGTTTGGAAGATGCTTCAGAAAGGCTGCGTGTACGTTACAAGAGCATTGAAATGCAAAGTAATCTTGTTGGCAAGTACAATTTCAATAATATAGCCGCTGCAATCGCAATTGGGGATTACTTTCAAGTCACTCCCGAAAAAATTAAAATCGCTATCGAAGGTTATATCCCTTCCAATAATCGGTCTCAACTCATTGAAATAGGAGCCCATAAAATTATCTTGGACGCCTACAATGCAAATCCCACCAGCATGATGGCTGCTCTGGAAAATTTTAAACAGGCCGAAGGTGACACTAAAATTCTATTTCTGGGAGACATGTTCGAATTGGGAAATGAAGCCGAAACAGAACATCAAGAAATTGCTTCATTTTTAGCCGAAAATTCGATTGGAAAAACCTTTTTAATTGGAAGCAATTTTTATAAGACGCGGGCAGAATCACCTCACATTCAGAAATTTGAAAACTTTGAGCAGCTCAAGAAATATCTTTCAAATACATCTATAGCGCCATCGCATATACTTATAAAAGCATCCCGGGGTATGGCCTTAGAGCGAATTTTGGAGTTTTTATAA
- a CDS encoding Glu/Leu/Phe/Val dehydrogenase dimerization domain-containing protein, translating into MKELLTKYENKDPEIVFHWNDPETEAEGWTVINSLRGGAAGGGTRMRVGLDQNEVLSLAKTMEVKFTVSGPAIGGAKSGINFDPQDPRKKGVLERWYKAVSPLLKAYYGTGGDLNVDEIHEVIPITEESGVWHPQEGVFNGHFTPTEADKINRIGQLRQGVIKVLENINYSPDVTRKYTVADMITGYGVAEAVRHYYEIYGGSVVGKRAVVQGFGNVGAAAAYYLAQMGAKVVGIIDRAGGIINKDGFSFDEIKQLFLQKDGNTLKASQMMSFEEINKEIWTLKCEIFAPCAASRLITKDQIASMIDTGLEVISCGANVPFADKEIFFGPIMEFTDERVSLIPDFISNCGMARVFAYFMERKVQMTDEAIFNDTSITIRNAIQNTFDNNSTKTNISKTAFEIALKQLI; encoded by the coding sequence ATGAAGGAACTTCTTACCAAGTACGAAAATAAAGACCCCGAAATAGTTTTTCATTGGAACGATCCCGAAACCGAAGCCGAGGGCTGGACAGTCATCAACTCCTTACGAGGTGGTGCTGCGGGAGGAGGAACCAGAATGCGCGTTGGGTTGGATCAAAATGAAGTTCTATCCCTTGCCAAAACCATGGAAGTGAAGTTTACCGTGTCAGGGCCGGCGATTGGTGGTGCCAAATCGGGAATTAATTTCGACCCCCAGGATCCAAGGAAAAAAGGGGTGCTGGAGCGTTGGTACAAAGCAGTTTCTCCTTTGCTGAAGGCATATTACGGAACCGGTGGCGATCTAAACGTAGATGAAATTCACGAAGTGATACCCATTACCGAAGAAAGCGGTGTTTGGCATCCTCAGGAAGGTGTTTTCAATGGTCATTTTACGCCTACCGAAGCCGATAAAATAAATCGTATTGGGCAATTAAGACAAGGCGTGATTAAGGTATTGGAAAATATCAATTACTCTCCCGATGTCACCCGAAAGTACACAGTAGCCGATATGATTACTGGTTATGGTGTTGCCGAAGCGGTACGTCATTATTACGAGATCTATGGAGGAAGTGTAGTAGGGAAGCGAGCAGTAGTACAAGGTTTCGGAAATGTAGGAGCCGCTGCAGCTTATTATCTGGCACAAATGGGAGCCAAAGTAGTTGGGATTATCGATCGTGCAGGTGGAATCATTAATAAAGACGGATTTTCATTTGATGAAATAAAACAACTGTTCCTGCAAAAGGACGGAAATACGCTCAAAGCATCGCAAATGATGTCGTTTGAAGAAATTAATAAAGAAATCTGGACGTTGAAATGTGAAATTTTTGCACCCTGTGCTGCCTCCAGATTGATTACCAAAGACCAAATTGCTTCTATGATCGATACAGGCCTGGAAGTAATTAGCTGTGGAGCGAACGTTCCCTTTGCCGACAAAGAAATTTTCTTCGGCCCCATCATGGAGTTTACAGATGAGCGGGTGAGTTTAATACCCGATTTTATTAGCAACTGTGGGATGGCACGTGTCTTTGCCTATTTTATGGAACGAAAAGTTCAGATGACAGATGAGGCAATCTTTAACGATACATCAATAACCATTAGGAATGCCATTCAAAATACCTTCGATAACAACAGTACAAAAACAAACATTAGCAAAACCGCTTTCGAAATTGCCTTAAAACAGTTAATTTAG
- a CDS encoding T9SS type A sorting domain-containing protein has translation MMRTLTFIFLLFSIISCNTTSRDESSLNSSEKEKYPHDFMFMQRAYPTGEIKTNAYADAIQWKRNVAQRNNGLVWEFSGPENIGGRISDIEIPSTQGQTYYVGAASGGIFKTTDAGATWQPIFDEQEVLSIGDIEISKNNNDLVWVGTGEVNAGGGSLAYDGDGIYKSTDGGLTWQVKGLPDVGSIGKILLDPNDDNTIFVGAMGPLFRNDTNRGVYRSTDGGDTWEQKLFVSDSTGVIDMAIHPSNGDIVYAASWERIRRPERRQYGGATSRLYRSLDGGDSWTEMTNGLPSAPSQKGRISIDISQSNPSVLYARYADANGSIQGVYKTTNGGDSWTTVNSSQLTNIGFHWWFGGIFIDPTDENTLYNVDFIVEKSTDGGNNWATAFPDVHVDQHAMAFNTMVPGVVLLGNDGGLYKSTNNGASSVKDVTLPITQFYRFHVDAQNDNKLYGGAQDNSTMRTTTGGLNNWDIITGGDGFQPLVDPTNTNVIYALSQYGNLVKSTNDAASFFGATNGISNSDRKNWDTPIAFDPINPQIMYYGANRLYKSTDGANNWSVISPDLTNGSVGGNLTFGTIISISVSPIHTDTIYVGTDDGNVWITQDGGANWNNISGSLPNRWVTKVLASRDDINSVYVTFSGYRYGEDDGHIYRSTNNGASWTNISNSLPDIPVNDIEQDVNGNLFIGTDIGVLASGSQGFGWEVLGSNLPAVVVTDLYIHEGTQYLYAGTYGRSSYKIDISSVVLGNNDNSFEKSVILFPNPASEYVNITLPQAALNTSVLLYDSLGRIVKTQHFSKPNKTINLALSGVSEGIYYLKITQGAKKATKKLLIK, from the coding sequence ATGATGCGTACCCTTACATTTATTTTTCTACTTTTTTCAATCATAAGTTGTAACACTACATCTAGAGATGAATCCTCTTTAAATTCTTCAGAAAAAGAAAAATACCCACACGATTTTATGTTTATGCAACGGGCGTATCCAACCGGTGAGATTAAAACCAACGCCTACGCAGATGCAATTCAATGGAAAAGAAATGTAGCTCAGCGAAACAACGGTTTGGTTTGGGAATTTTCCGGTCCTGAAAATATTGGCGGGAGAATTAGTGATATTGAAATTCCTTCTACTCAGGGACAAACCTATTACGTAGGCGCTGCTTCCGGAGGAATCTTTAAAACAACCGATGCCGGAGCCACCTGGCAGCCCATTTTCGATGAGCAGGAAGTATTGTCTATTGGCGATATCGAAATATCTAAAAACAATAACGATCTGGTTTGGGTAGGAACAGGCGAAGTAAATGCCGGAGGAGGGTCTTTGGCGTATGACGGCGATGGAATTTACAAAAGTACCGATGGCGGACTTACCTGGCAGGTAAAAGGATTGCCCGATGTGGGTAGTATAGGGAAAATACTACTAGATCCCAATGACGACAACACCATCTTTGTAGGTGCAATGGGTCCTTTATTTAGAAACGATACCAACAGAGGAGTCTATCGTTCTACAGATGGGGGAGATACCTGGGAACAAAAACTCTTCGTTAGTGATTCTACCGGAGTAATCGATATGGCGATACATCCTAGTAATGGAGATATTGTCTACGCCGCAAGTTGGGAACGAATTCGCAGACCCGAACGACGGCAATACGGAGGAGCAACCTCTCGCTTGTATCGTTCTTTGGACGGTGGTGATAGCTGGACCGAAATGACAAACGGATTACCTTCTGCGCCTTCACAAAAGGGGCGAATTAGTATCGATATTTCACAATCCAACCCCAGTGTGTTATATGCAAGGTATGCCGATGCCAACGGCAGTATACAGGGCGTTTATAAGACAACAAACGGAGGTGATTCCTGGACGACTGTAAATTCGAGTCAGCTTACAAACATAGGTTTTCATTGGTGGTTTGGTGGGATTTTTATCGATCCAACAGATGAGAACACTTTATACAACGTAGATTTTATTGTTGAAAAATCCACCGATGGCGGAAACAATTGGGCAACAGCCTTCCCGGATGTTCACGTAGACCAGCATGCCATGGCATTTAATACGATGGTTCCGGGCGTTGTGCTCCTTGGAAATGATGGGGGATTGTACAAAAGCACCAATAACGGAGCTTCTTCGGTAAAAGATGTGACCTTGCCAATTACCCAATTCTATCGTTTTCATGTAGATGCTCAAAATGACAACAAACTGTACGGAGGAGCACAGGACAACAGTACGATGCGGACTACTACCGGAGGGTTAAATAATTGGGATATCATAACAGGAGGAGATGGGTTTCAACCTTTGGTCGATCCTACCAATACCAATGTTATTTATGCTTTATCACAATACGGAAACCTGGTAAAATCCACCAACGATGCAGCGTCATTTTTCGGTGCGACCAATGGAATTTCAAATTCAGATCGTAAAAATTGGGATACTCCAATTGCCTTCGACCCAATTAACCCGCAAATTATGTATTACGGAGCCAATAGATTGTACAAATCAACCGACGGCGCAAATAATTGGTCTGTAATCAGTCCCGATTTAACCAATGGTTCCGTTGGAGGTAATTTAACTTTTGGAACTATTATTAGTATCAGTGTATCACCCATCCATACCGACACCATTTATGTGGGAACAGACGATGGGAATGTTTGGATTACTCAGGATGGTGGTGCTAATTGGAATAATATTTCGGGGTCGTTACCCAATAGATGGGTAACAAAGGTACTTGCCTCCCGTGATGATATTAATAGTGTGTACGTAACTTTCTCGGGGTATCGTTATGGAGAAGATGACGGACATATTTACCGTAGCACCAACAACGGAGCATCCTGGACAAATATCTCAAATAGTTTACCGGACATCCCGGTGAATGATATTGAACAAGATGTGAACGGAAATTTATTTATAGGTACAGATATTGGCGTTTTAGCGTCCGGAAGTCAGGGTTTTGGATGGGAAGTTTTGGGTTCTAATTTACCGGCGGTTGTAGTAACCGATCTTTATATTCACGAGGGAACGCAGTATTTATATGCAGGAACCTATGGACGTTCCAGTTATAAGATTGATATTTCAAGTGTTGTGCTGGGAAATAATGATAATTCGTTCGAGAAGTCGGTTATTTTGTTTCCTAATCCGGCTTCAGAATATGTAAATATTACACTGCCTCAAGCTGCTTTAAATACTTCAGTACTACTTTATGATTCCTTAGGTCGAATAGTTAAAACACAGCATTTTTCAAAACCAAATAAAACGATAAATCTAGCATTATCAGGTGTTTCGGAAGGTATTTATTATCTAAAGATCACACAAGGAGCCAAAAAAGCAACAAAAAAGTTACTTATTAAATAA
- a CDS encoding energy transducer TonB produces the protein MRLIDTEHKRKSMTITVILHVIILILLFYVGMTYLDPPLESGIAVNFGTTEEGSGNIQPTEAIKSAPKQAEPEPVTQPKSEIKEDVVTQDNEDAPVIKKEETKKEIKETPKKIEPKKEPPKKPDPKPDKSTSDALSSLINGPKSDGTAKGGEGNDNKPGDKGSPDGDPNASSYYGTGKGLDGDGNYLLGGRKALNKEKFVQDCNEAGTVVVSIEVDRSGKVINATAGVRGTTNNSRCLLEPAKRAALATRFNSDDKAPAKQIGKIIYRFKLSE, from the coding sequence TTGCGCCTAATAGATACCGAACATAAACGAAAAAGTATGACCATCACGGTAATTTTACACGTGATCATCCTTATTTTGTTGTTTTATGTGGGGATGACCTATCTGGATCCTCCTTTAGAAAGCGGTATAGCGGTTAACTTCGGGACCACCGAGGAGGGTAGCGGCAACATCCAACCCACCGAAGCCATAAAATCGGCTCCCAAACAAGCCGAACCCGAACCGGTCACCCAACCCAAATCTGAAATTAAAGAAGATGTGGTAACTCAGGATAATGAGGACGCTCCTGTGATTAAAAAGGAAGAAACCAAGAAGGAAATAAAAGAGACTCCCAAGAAAATAGAGCCTAAAAAAGAGCCTCCAAAAAAACCCGATCCCAAACCCGATAAGTCTACGAGTGATGCCTTATCAAGTTTAATTAACGGACCCAAAAGCGATGGTACGGCCAAAGGGGGAGAAGGTAATGATAACAAACCCGGCGACAAAGGAAGCCCCGACGGCGACCCTAATGCAAGCAGTTATTACGGTACGGGCAAAGGTCTTGATGGCGATGGCAATTATTTGTTAGGAGGAAGAAAAGCCCTTAACAAAGAGAAGTTCGTTCAGGATTGTAACGAAGCAGGAACTGTAGTGGTAAGCATTGAGGTAGATCGCTCCGGAAAAGTAATCAATGCCACAGCGGGAGTACGGGGAACCACCAACAATTCGAGATGTCTTTTGGAACCTGCAAAACGCGCTGCGCTTGCAACACGCTTCAACAGTGACGACAAAGCCCCTGCAAAACAAATAGGGAAGATTATCTATCGTTTTAAGCTTTCCGAATAG
- a CDS encoding folylpolyglutamate synthase/dihydrofolate synthase family protein, protein MNYSETISWLFAKLPMYQRIGKEAYKADLTNTRELAAHLKYPERHFKSIHVAGTNGKGSTSHMLASVLQEAGYKVGLYTSPHLKDFRERIRINGKTIPKKTVSGFMQKHSAFFETRELSFFEMTVGLAFDYFRKEKVDIAVVEVGMGGRLDSTNIIIPEVSVITNIGLDHTQFLGNDLAKIASEKGGIIKQNIPVVIGETQTETLHVFKKIAEEKGAPIVFADKETHLEYESDLRGIYQKKNKKTVLATLRTLQKKGWNISEENIKRGLLSVIANTGLMGRWQQLKDMPKVICDTAHNKEGLEIVLAQLKEQSYNKLHIVMGVVNDKNLESVLSLFPKEAIYYFCKPNVPRGLPEEILQKEAALFQLHGEVYVSVVLAYKEALKNATINDLIYVGGSTFVVAEVL, encoded by the coding sequence ATCAACTACTCTGAGACCATATCATGGTTGTTTGCCAAGTTGCCCATGTACCAGCGTATTGGAAAGGAGGCTTATAAAGCCGATTTGACAAATACCCGGGAACTTGCTGCACACCTAAAATATCCGGAGCGACATTTTAAGAGTATTCACGTTGCCGGAACCAATGGAAAAGGATCTACCAGTCACATGCTCGCTTCGGTGCTTCAGGAGGCGGGATACAAGGTGGGATTGTATACATCCCCTCATTTGAAGGATTTTAGAGAACGCATTCGCATCAACGGGAAGACTATACCTAAGAAAACCGTTTCGGGTTTTATGCAGAAACACAGTGCATTTTTCGAAACTAGAGAGTTGTCATTTTTTGAAATGACGGTCGGCCTGGCCTTCGATTATTTCAGAAAAGAAAAAGTAGATATTGCAGTTGTCGAGGTTGGTATGGGCGGAAGATTGGATAGTACAAATATTATCATTCCCGAAGTGTCGGTAATTACCAATATTGGATTGGACCACACACAATTTTTAGGAAACGATTTGGCTAAAATAGCTTCGGAGAAAGGAGGAATAATTAAACAGAATATTCCTGTTGTTATTGGTGAAACACAAACTGAAACTTTGCATGTGTTTAAAAAAATTGCTGAAGAAAAGGGAGCTCCAATTGTATTTGCAGATAAGGAAACGCATTTGGAGTATGAGTCTGACCTTAGAGGGATTTATCAGAAAAAGAATAAGAAAACAGTGTTAGCTACCTTGCGTACTTTACAAAAGAAGGGTTGGAATATTTCTGAAGAAAACATCAAAAGAGGATTGTTGAGCGTGATTGCAAACACCGGTCTCATGGGTCGTTGGCAGCAATTGAAGGATATGCCTAAAGTAATTTGCGACACAGCACATAATAAGGAAGGATTAGAAATTGTATTGGCGCAGTTAAAGGAACAATCTTATAATAAATTACATATTGTAATGGGTGTTGTAAACGATAAAAACTTAGAAAGCGTGCTTTCATTATTTCCAAAGGAAGCGATCTATTATTTTTGTAAACCCAATGTGCCGAGAGGTCTTCCTGAAGAAATTTTACAAAAGGAAGCAGCTCTTTTTCAACTGCATGGTGAAGTCTATGTATCGGTGGTATTAGCCTATAAGGAGGCCTTGAAAAATGCAACGATAAACGATCTAATCTATGTTGGAGGAAGCACCTTTGTTGTTGCTGAAGTTTTATAG
- a CDS encoding MotA/TolQ/ExbB proton channel family protein, translated as MLNFFIQDGVESTLQDLEPEVTEKTLSIMELLMNGGLGGQIIIGVLFVLLFVAVYIYFERLFAIKAASKMDSNFMNQIRDNVARGNIEAAKVLCAQQNSPVSRLTAKGISRIGSPLEDINTAIENAGRLEVYKLEKNVSILATIAGAAPMIGFLGTVIGMVLAFHQLATSSGQAEMGLLAEGIYTAMTTTVAGLIVGIIAYMGYNHIVVRTDKVVHQMEANAVDFLDMLNEPA; from the coding sequence ATGCTAAACTTCTTTATTCAGGATGGAGTTGAATCGACTTTGCAGGACCTTGAGCCCGAAGTAACCGAAAAAACACTTTCCATAATGGAATTACTTATGAATGGTGGCCTTGGCGGTCAAATCATCATAGGTGTACTTTTTGTATTGCTCTTTGTTGCAGTCTATATTTATTTTGAACGACTTTTTGCAATAAAAGCGGCTTCCAAAATGGACAGTAATTTTATGAATCAGATTAGAGACAATGTCGCTCGAGGCAATATTGAAGCTGCCAAAGTATTATGCGCCCAGCAAAACAGTCCGGTATCCCGTCTTACGGCAAAAGGAATTTCCCGAATTGGAAGTCCGTTGGAAGATATCAATACCGCCATCGAAAATGCCGGTCGTCTCGAAGTCTATAAACTGGAGAAGAACGTAAGTATTCTAGCAACGATTGCGGGAGCCGCACCAATGATTGGATTCCTCGGGACCGTAATTGGGATGGTATTGGCTTTTCACCAATTGGCAACCAGCAGCGGACAGGCCGAAATGGGTCTTTTGGCTGAGGGTATTTATACAGCCATGACAACAACGGTTGCAGGATTAATAGTAGGTATCATTGCCTACATGGGCTATAACCATATCGTGGTGAGAACAGACAAAGTAGTGCATCAGATGGAGGCCAATGCGGTCGACTTCTTAGACATGTTAAACGAACCAGCCTAA
- the nhaD gene encoding sodium:proton antiporter NhaD, whose translation MESIIILIFVIGYLSITLEHPLKLDKTVPALIMAALIWAVLAIGFQSGWFDVINTEEEAFNFLKGGEHAQEGFHGTLLHHLGKTAEILIFLIGAMTIVEIIDLHRGFEVLKGAVKTKSKRRLLWIIGILAFFLSAIIDNLTATIVLVTLLRKLIHERDTRIWYAAMVIIAANAGGAWSPIGDVTTTMLWIANKVSAAGLMEFVVIPSIVCFVVPFFIASYMKPFRGNIQVDAQEDKVAEKLLSSRTMLFLGLGMIVSVPVFKTLTHLPPYMGMMLALGVVWLVSEYIHPEEDFSKERRHLYSAHKALSRIEISSILFFLGILMAVAGLESLVYGVVNGEEVGTLRYLAEVLQGAIPNQDVVIMLLGVLSAIIDNVPLVAASIGMYDSPMDSVLWHFIAYSAGTGGSMLIIGSAAGVAAMGMERIDFIWYLKKIAWLAFIGFAAGAAVFLFIERVLFHHV comes from the coding sequence ATGGAATCAATCATCATATTAATTTTTGTTATTGGATACCTCTCTATTACCCTTGAGCATCCCTTAAAATTAGACAAAACAGTCCCCGCTTTAATCATGGCAGCCTTAATTTGGGCGGTTTTGGCGATTGGATTTCAGAGTGGGTGGTTCGATGTTATCAACACCGAAGAGGAAGCCTTTAATTTTCTAAAAGGCGGCGAACATGCACAGGAAGGATTTCACGGCACGTTGTTACACCATCTAGGGAAAACAGCCGAAATTCTTATCTTCCTTATTGGAGCAATGACAATTGTCGAGATTATCGACCTGCATCGAGGTTTCGAAGTATTAAAAGGTGCTGTAAAAACAAAAAGTAAGCGCAGACTGCTTTGGATAATCGGTATTCTGGCATTCTTTCTTTCAGCAATTATCGATAACCTAACGGCTACTATTGTGCTTGTTACTTTATTGCGAAAGTTAATTCACGAAAGAGACACCAGAATTTGGTATGCGGCTATGGTAATTATCGCCGCTAACGCAGGAGGTGCCTGGTCGCCAATTGGGGATGTTACAACTACCATGCTTTGGATTGCAAATAAAGTAAGTGCTGCAGGATTGATGGAGTTTGTTGTGATACCTTCTATAGTATGTTTTGTGGTGCCCTTCTTTATTGCAAGTTACATGAAGCCATTTAGAGGTAATATTCAAGTGGACGCCCAAGAAGACAAGGTAGCAGAAAAGCTATTAAGTAGTAGAACCATGCTCTTTTTAGGCCTGGGAATGATTGTCTCAGTTCCTGTTTTTAAAACCCTTACACATTTGCCTCCTTATATGGGAATGATGCTCGCCTTAGGTGTAGTTTGGTTGGTTTCCGAATACATTCACCCCGAAGAAGACTTCAGCAAAGAAAGACGCCATTTATATTCGGCGCATAAAGCCTTATCTCGTATTGAAATCTCGAGTATACTGTTTTTCCTCGGAATTTTAATGGCAGTAGCCGGACTCGAAAGTTTGGTCTACGGCGTGGTCAACGGCGAAGAAGTGGGTACACTCCGATATCTGGCCGAGGTATTACAAGGCGCCATTCCAAATCAGGATGTAGTTATTATGTTGCTGGGAGTACTTTCAGCAATTATAGACAATGTACCCTTGGTTGCTGCCTCTATTGGTATGTACGATTCTCCAATGGATTCTGTTCTTTGGCATTTTATCGCCTATTCGGCAGGAACAGGTGGAAGTATGTTAATCATTGGATCCGCAGCTGGTGTAGCCGCAATGGGAATGGAAAGAATCGACTTTATCTGGTACCTTAAAAAAATAGCGTGGCTGGCCTTTATCGGGTTTGCTGCCGGTGCTGCAGTATTTCTTTTTATCGAGAGAGTGTTATTTCACCATGTCTAA
- a CDS encoding anhydro-N-acetylmuramic acid kinase codes for MKQTNYHVIGVMSGTSLDGVDVAEIHFTISEATVWQFEITHAETIPYSEAWKTTLQQAISFSEGELDSLNLQYTKYLAEVISAFITRNSIVNLDAVCSHGHTILHQPDKGVTLQIGNLPQLATLLEEKVVCDFRVQDVAFGGQGAPLVPIGDGILFRQYDYCLNLGGFANCSFDTDGTRIAYDICPVNIVLNTLAEKLSHPYDAGGEIAKRGRLDEDLLQQLNQLEFYRQSAPKSLGLEWVQQYIQPLLDASEASVEDKLNTFTEHVAIQLSLQFKKESSVLITGGGVYNDFLIARLMHHKKLNVVIPSSILIEYKEALIFGLLGVLKLRGEINCLASVTGAKMDHSSGKIFFH; via the coding sequence TTGAAACAAACAAACTATCATGTGATTGGCGTTATGAGTGGAACTTCGCTCGATGGGGTGGATGTTGCTGAAATTCATTTTACTATTTCTGAAGCTACCGTCTGGCAATTTGAAATTACGCATGCCGAAACAATTCCTTATTCGGAAGCGTGGAAAACTACATTACAGCAAGCCATTTCCTTTTCTGAAGGAGAATTGGACAGTTTGAATCTTCAATATACCAAATACCTTGCTGAGGTCATTTCGGCATTTATAACTCGGAATAGCATTGTTAATCTCGACGCAGTCTGCAGTCATGGGCATACCATTTTACACCAACCCGATAAGGGAGTTACACTCCAAATTGGAAATCTCCCGCAGTTGGCAACCTTATTAGAAGAAAAAGTAGTATGCGATTTCAGAGTGCAGGATGTTGCCTTCGGCGGACAAGGAGCGCCGTTGGTTCCCATTGGGGATGGCATACTCTTTAGGCAATATGATTATTGTCTTAATCTCGGCGGATTTGCAAACTGTTCGTTTGATACTGATGGAACCAGAATCGCCTACGATATTTGTCCGGTAAATATTGTATTAAATACTTTGGCTGAAAAGTTGAGCCATCCCTACGATGCCGGAGGTGAGATTGCCAAAAGAGGAAGGCTAGATGAAGATTTATTACAACAATTAAACCAATTAGAATTTTACCGGCAATCGGCACCAAAATCCTTAGGATTGGAGTGGGTACAGCAATATATTCAGCCTTTACTGGATGCTTCAGAGGCTTCGGTAGAAGACAAACTCAATACTTTTACCGAACATGTTGCCATTCAGCTGAGCCTTCAGTTTAAAAAAGAATCCTCAGTACTAATAACCGGTGGAGGTGTGTATAACGATTTTTTAATAGCAAGATTGATGCATCACAAAAAACTAAACGTGGTAATTCCTTCTTCCATCTTAATCGAATACAAAGAAGCACTTATTTTTGGACTACTAGGCGTATTAAAATTAAGAGGAGAAATAAATTGTCTGGCGAGTGTCACCGGAGCCAAAATGGATCATTCGAGCGGTAAAATATTCTTTCACTAA
- a CDS encoding biopolymer transporter ExbD, with protein MNLRGRNKVSADFSMSSMTDIVFLLLVFFLLTSPAITPDALDLILPKAKGKSSNVQKASVSITKDGAYYINKERVSEYNIESELKSALTGQEEPTIILRAEEGVPIEDAVFVMDIANRNNFKVVLAVRPN; from the coding sequence ATGAATCTGAGAGGAAGAAATAAGGTAAGTGCAGATTTCAGCATGAGCTCGATGACAGACATAGTGTTTCTGTTATTGGTCTTTTTCCTGCTAACCTCACCTGCAATTACTCCCGATGCGTTAGATCTTATATTGCCAAAGGCAAAAGGGAAGAGCAGTAACGTTCAAAAAGCCTCGGTAAGTATTACCAAGGATGGTGCTTACTATATCAATAAAGAACGAGTTTCCGAATACAACATTGAAAGTGAATTAAAGAGTGCCCTTACCGGGCAAGAGGAACCTACCATTATTTTACGCGCCGAAGAAGGAGTACCTATCGAAGATGCCGTATTTGTAATGGATATCGCCAACCGAAATAATTTTAAAGTGGTTTTAGCCGTGAGGCCTAATTAA